The following are encoded in a window of Massilia sp. R2A-15 genomic DNA:
- a CDS encoding sensor histidine kinase, protein MQGPLLGRRGAALYLLAWLMLALVLATLVVFVARAGWINGLLFALPPMLVYAFACSFSAYYMCRAWPLARQRGMSIVAVFCVSAVLAAAGWTLLGAGWNALLLSGGVEWAGVAQFAPLMALMFGFGVILYGLSALGHYLAIEVARVRESERRELEARVMAQDAELRMLRTQIDPHFLFNSLNSISALTSINPAGARAMTLKLAEFFRHSLNLEAHRKVELAAEVTLALDFLAIEQVRFGERLAVAQEVSPEAAACLLPPMILQPLVENAVRHGIGNLTEGGVVCIAAERAGSQLRLAVENDIDAEQPAKPGGGIGLANVRQRLAAAYGEQAAIHWSRRENTFRVELTLPAETKGS, encoded by the coding sequence ATGCAGGGGCCGCTGCTGGGCCGGCGCGGCGCGGCCCTGTACCTGCTGGCCTGGCTGATGCTGGCCCTGGTGCTGGCCACGCTGGTTGTGTTCGTCGCGCGCGCCGGCTGGATCAACGGCCTGCTGTTCGCGCTGCCGCCGATGCTGGTGTATGCGTTCGCGTGCAGCTTTTCCGCTTACTACATGTGCCGCGCCTGGCCGCTGGCGCGGCAGCGCGGCATGTCGATCGTCGCGGTGTTTTGCGTCAGCGCGGTGCTGGCGGCCGCCGGCTGGACGCTGCTTGGCGCCGGCTGGAATGCGCTGCTGCTGTCGGGCGGCGTGGAGTGGGCCGGTGTGGCGCAGTTCGCGCCGCTGATGGCGCTGATGTTCGGGTTCGGCGTGATCCTGTACGGACTGTCGGCGCTGGGACACTACCTGGCGATCGAGGTGGCGCGGGTGCGCGAATCGGAGCGGCGCGAACTGGAAGCGCGGGTGATGGCGCAGGACGCCGAGCTGCGCATGCTGCGCACCCAGATCGACCCGCACTTCCTGTTCAACAGTCTGAACTCGATCAGCGCGCTCACTTCGATCAACCCGGCCGGTGCGCGCGCGATGACCCTGAAGCTGGCCGAGTTCTTCCGCCACAGCCTCAATCTCGAGGCGCATCGCAAGGTCGAACTGGCGGCCGAAGTGACGCTGGCGCTGGACTTCCTGGCGATCGAGCAGGTGCGCTTCGGCGAGCGGTTGGCGGTGGCGCAGGAAGTGTCGCCGGAAGCGGCGGCCTGCCTGCTGCCGCCGATGATCCTGCAGCCGCTGGTCGAGAACGCGGTCCGGCACGGGATCGGCAACCTGACCGAAGGAGGCGTGGTGTGCATCGCCGCCGAACGGGCGGGCTCGCAGCTGCGTCTGGCGGTGGAAAACGACATCGATGCGGAGCAGCCGGCGAAGCCTGGCGGCGGTATTGGCCTTGCCAACGTGCGCCAGCGCCTGGCTGCAGCGTACGGGGAGCAGGCGGCGATCCACTGGTCGCGGCGCGAGAACACATTCCGGGTCGAGCTGACGCTGCCCGCTGAAACGAAAGGAAGCTGA
- a CDS encoding LytTR family DNA-binding domain-containing protein yields the protein MRVIIVDDEQLARMVMREYLGAHADIEIVAECANGFEAVKAIAELRPDLVFLDIQMPKLTGFEVVELAGRATRYIFVTAYEQYAIKAFEVHAVDYLLKPFSQERLDVALAHARASATPAPALDAVILDAAKRSAPLERVLIRDGAKVHVIAAADIDVIEAQDDYVEISAGGKTWLKNQRLAELEEQLDGGKFVRIHRSYIVNIERMARIEPAGKDSHAAVLQDGRRVPVSRSGYQKLRALLG from the coding sequence ATGCGGGTGATCATCGTGGACGACGAGCAGCTCGCGCGCATGGTCATGCGCGAGTACCTGGGCGCGCATGCCGACATCGAGATCGTGGCCGAATGCGCCAACGGGTTCGAAGCGGTCAAGGCGATCGCCGAACTGCGGCCGGACCTGGTGTTCCTCGATATCCAGATGCCCAAGTTGACCGGCTTCGAAGTGGTGGAGCTGGCGGGGCGGGCGACACGCTACATCTTCGTGACCGCGTACGAGCAGTATGCGATCAAGGCGTTCGAGGTGCATGCGGTGGATTACCTGCTCAAGCCGTTCAGCCAGGAGCGGCTCGATGTCGCGCTGGCCCATGCGCGCGCGAGCGCCACGCCGGCGCCGGCGCTGGACGCGGTGATCCTGGATGCGGCCAAACGCAGCGCGCCGCTCGAGCGGGTGCTGATCCGCGATGGCGCGAAGGTGCACGTGATTGCGGCCGCGGACATCGACGTGATCGAGGCGCAGGACGATTACGTCGAGATCAGCGCCGGCGGGAAAACGTGGCTGAAGAACCAGAGGCTTGCCGAGCTGGAGGAACAGCTCGACGGCGGCAAGTTCGTGCGCATCCACCGCTCCTATATAGTCAATATCGAGCGCATGGCGCGGATCGAGCCGGCGGGGAAGGACAGCCACGCGGCGGTGCTGCAGGATGGGAGGAGGGTGCCGGTCAGCCGCAGCGGATACCAGAAACTGAGGGCATTGCTCGGCTAG
- a CDS encoding ATP-dependent DNA helicase — MSYVVAVRALCEFTAKAGDLDLRFTPSPTAQEGIAGHGVVTSRRGDGYETEVSLSGVHGPLLVRGRADGYDPAQNLLEEIKTYRGRLDSMPERHRHLHWAQLRVYGHLLCQQRGLEQVNLALVYFDIGRQTETVLRETASSTDLAAQFAEQCERFVAWAARELAHREARDAALGALRFPHPSFRPGQRHLSETIFRANSSARCVLAQAPTGIGKTVGSLFPVLKAAPGQKLDKILFLSAKTPGRQLALDAMETIRAAAPTMPIRILELAARDKACEHPDKACHGDSCPLAKGFYDRLPQARSAAAALPLLDRAALRETALAHDVCPYYLGSEMAKWSDVIVGDYNYYFDGGAMLYALAAANQWRVSVLVDEAHNLVARSRAMYSAELSRGALRAARAVAPALLKKALDRVSRNWTELDKGATAPYQVMPELPAKLLTNLQGAASEITEFLAENPAPLDPALQRFYFDALHFARLSESFGAHSLFDVARDGANGSTLCIRNIVPAPFLKPRFALAHSSALFSATLSPWHYYSDALGMPADTAFIDVESPFTADQLEVHVVDRISTRFQHRARSVAPIARLIGGQYRDAPGNYLAFFSSFDYLEQAAQAFAEQHPDIPMWRQERRMDEAGRAAFLARFSLDSCGVGFAVLGGAFGEGIDLPGARLVGAFIATLGLPQMNPVNEQVRQRMETTFGAGYDYTYLYPGIQKVVQAAGRVIRTTGDRGVVYLIDDRFAQPDVQALLPRWWGLDAA, encoded by the coding sequence GTGAGCTACGTCGTCGCTGTGCGCGCGCTGTGCGAGTTCACCGCCAAGGCCGGCGACCTCGACCTGCGCTTCACGCCCTCGCCCACCGCCCAGGAAGGCATCGCCGGCCATGGCGTCGTCACGTCGCGCCGCGGCGACGGCTACGAGACCGAAGTGAGCCTGTCCGGCGTCCACGGCCCGCTGCTGGTGCGCGGACGCGCCGACGGCTACGACCCGGCCCAGAACCTGCTCGAGGAAATCAAGACCTACCGCGGCCGCCTCGACAGCATGCCGGAGCGCCACCGCCACCTGCACTGGGCCCAGCTGCGCGTGTACGGCCACCTGCTGTGCCAGCAGCGCGGCCTGGAGCAGGTCAACCTGGCGCTGGTCTACTTCGACATCGGCCGCCAGACCGAAACCGTGCTGCGCGAGACCGCAAGCAGCACGGACCTGGCCGCGCAGTTCGCCGAACAGTGCGAGCGCTTCGTCGCGTGGGCGGCGCGGGAACTGGCGCACCGCGAAGCACGCGACGCCGCCCTCGGCGCGCTGCGGTTCCCGCACCCGTCGTTTCGTCCCGGCCAGCGCCACCTGTCCGAGACCATCTTCCGCGCTAACAGCAGCGCGCGCTGCGTGCTGGCGCAGGCGCCGACTGGCATTGGCAAGACGGTCGGCAGCCTGTTCCCGGTGCTGAAGGCGGCGCCCGGCCAGAAGCTCGACAAGATCCTGTTCCTGTCGGCCAAAACGCCTGGCCGCCAGCTCGCGCTCGACGCGATGGAAACGATCCGCGCCGCCGCACCAACGATGCCGATCCGGATCCTCGAACTGGCCGCGCGCGACAAGGCCTGCGAGCATCCCGACAAGGCCTGCCACGGCGATTCCTGTCCGCTCGCGAAAGGCTTCTACGACCGCCTGCCGCAGGCGCGCAGCGCCGCGGCCGCGCTGCCGCTGCTGGACCGGGCGGCCTTGCGCGAGACCGCGCTGGCGCACGATGTCTGCCCGTACTACCTGGGCAGCGAAATGGCGAAATGGTCCGACGTCATCGTCGGCGACTACAACTACTATTTCGACGGCGGCGCCATGCTGTACGCGCTGGCCGCGGCCAACCAGTGGCGCGTCAGCGTACTGGTCGACGAAGCGCACAACCTGGTCGCGCGCAGCCGCGCGATGTATTCGGCCGAACTGTCGCGCGGCGCGCTGCGGGCCGCCCGCGCCGTGGCGCCGGCCTTGCTCAAGAAAGCGCTGGACCGCGTCTCGCGCAACTGGACCGAGCTCGATAAGGGCGCCACCGCGCCCTACCAGGTGATGCCCGAGCTGCCCGCCAAGCTGCTGACCAACCTGCAGGGCGCGGCCAGCGAGATCACCGAGTTCCTGGCCGAGAATCCGGCGCCGCTCGACCCGGCGCTCCAACGCTTCTATTTCGACGCACTGCACTTCGCGCGCCTGTCCGAGTCGTTCGGCGCGCATTCGCTGTTCGACGTCGCGCGCGACGGCGCCAACGGATCGACCCTGTGCATCCGCAATATCGTGCCGGCGCCCTTCCTCAAGCCGCGCTTCGCGCTGGCCCATTCCAGCGCGCTGTTCTCGGCCACGCTCAGTCCCTGGCATTACTACAGCGACGCGCTGGGCATGCCGGCCGATACCGCCTTCATCGACGTCGAGTCGCCGTTCACCGCGGACCAGCTGGAGGTCCATGTGGTGGACCGCATCTCGACGCGCTTCCAGCACCGCGCCCGTTCGGTGGCGCCGATCGCGCGGCTGATCGGCGGCCAGTACCGCGACGCGCCGGGCAACTACCTGGCGTTCTTCAGCAGCTTCGACTACCTTGAGCAGGCGGCGCAGGCGTTCGCCGAACAGCATCCCGACATCCCGATGTGGCGGCAGGAACGGCGCATGGACGAAGCGGGCCGCGCCGCTTTCCTTGCGCGGTTCTCGCTCGATAGCTGCGGGGTCGGGTTCGCGGTGCTGGGCGGCGCGTTCGGCGAGGGAATCGACCTGCCCGGCGCGCGTCTGGTCGGCGCGTTCATCGCCACGCTGGGCCTGCCGCAGATGAATCCGGTGAACGAGCAGGTGCGCCAGCGCATGGAGACGACGTTTGGCGCCGGCTACGACTACACCTATCTGTACCCCGGCATCCAGAAAGTGGTGCAGGCGGCGGGACGGGTGATACGCACGACCGGCGATCGGGGCGTCGTGTACCTGATCGACGACCGGTTCGCGCAGCCCGATGTGCAGGCCTTGTTGCCGCGCTGGTGGGGGCTCGACGCCGCATGA
- a CDS encoding VRR-NUC domain-containing protein: MNHVIDNQLYYLDNFQRVLDWIGERYSDLLADEEKTFLSVFATLPQPSRALFVRMVMRKGTLFRASKLNYAEIGCPVEAARRLQATGWIELDPVLSLDALFDVLSKPEIGAAFHLSLPEQSARKADQLAALRAGFGDPRRFSAWYRDCTDHVFHILVKPLCDRLRLIFFGNFRQDWTEFVLSDLGVVRYEQVEFTAASRGFRTRRDIDHYIELHHCKERFRASAAPESVLRDLPSAPFENDWLNSRRERLMYQIAQHYEKRKDWASAYPLYERCRFPGARARAIRVLEKNKQYAHAYRLLLEAQRAPESEAERQQLLRISPRLTRQLGRPTTRAPRRPTACRLDLRLPHPGDGWWVEGVVRDHLARPEAPVFYVENMLVNTLFGLLCWRAVFSAIPGAFFHPFHRGPADLYSPDFVQRRAAEFDACLAELDTDAWRATIRATAAAKRGIASPFVAWDGVSDELLELALDCIPAAHLKKMCERILQDVQANRTGFPDLIQFWPAERRYNMIEVKGPGDRLQDNQLRWIDYCAQHQLPVSVCYLQWQEPAA; this comes from the coding sequence ATGAACCACGTAATCGACAACCAGCTCTACTACCTGGATAACTTCCAGCGCGTGCTGGACTGGATCGGCGAACGCTACAGCGACCTGCTGGCCGACGAGGAAAAAACCTTCCTCTCCGTGTTCGCCACCTTGCCGCAGCCGTCGCGCGCGCTGTTCGTGCGCATGGTCATGCGCAAGGGCACCCTGTTCCGCGCAAGCAAGCTCAACTACGCGGAAATCGGCTGCCCGGTCGAAGCCGCGCGCCGCCTGCAAGCCACCGGCTGGATCGAGCTTGACCCCGTGCTCTCGCTCGACGCCCTATTCGACGTGCTGTCGAAGCCCGAGATCGGCGCCGCCTTCCACCTGTCGCTGCCCGAACAAAGCGCCCGCAAGGCCGACCAGCTGGCCGCCCTGCGCGCCGGCTTTGGCGACCCGCGCCGCTTTTCCGCCTGGTACCGCGACTGCACGGACCACGTATTCCACATCCTGGTCAAGCCCCTGTGCGACCGCCTGCGCCTGATTTTCTTCGGTAACTTCCGCCAGGACTGGACCGAGTTCGTCCTGTCCGACCTGGGCGTGGTCCGCTACGAGCAGGTCGAGTTCACTGCCGCCTCGCGCGGGTTTCGCACGCGCCGCGACATCGACCACTACATCGAACTGCACCACTGCAAGGAGCGCTTTCGCGCCAGCGCCGCGCCCGAGTCGGTGCTGCGCGACCTGCCGTCGGCGCCTTTCGAGAACGACTGGCTCAACAGCCGGCGCGAACGCCTGATGTACCAGATCGCCCAGCACTACGAAAAGCGCAAGGACTGGGCCAGCGCCTATCCCCTGTACGAACGGTGCCGCTTCCCCGGCGCCCGCGCTCGCGCCATCCGCGTACTCGAAAAAAACAAGCAGTACGCCCACGCCTACCGGCTGCTGCTCGAAGCCCAGCGCGCGCCGGAAAGCGAGGCCGAGCGCCAGCAGCTGTTGCGCATCTCGCCGCGCCTGACGCGCCAGCTGGGGCGCCCCACCACGCGCGCGCCGCGCCGGCCCACCGCTTGCCGCCTCGACCTGCGCCTGCCGCATCCCGGCGACGGCTGGTGGGTCGAAGGCGTCGTGCGCGACCACCTGGCGCGGCCCGAGGCGCCCGTGTTCTATGTCGAGAACATGCTGGTCAACACCCTGTTCGGCCTGCTGTGCTGGCGCGCCGTGTTCAGCGCCATTCCGGGCGCCTTCTTCCACCCTTTCCATCGCGGCCCGGCCGACTTGTACAGTCCCGACTTCGTACAGCGCCGCGCGGCCGAATTCGACGCCTGCCTGGCCGAACTCGACACCGATGCCTGGCGCGCGACGATTCGCGCCACGGCCGCCGCCAAGCGCGGCATCGCTTCTCCGTTCGTGGCCTGGGACGGCGTGTCCGACGAGCTGCTCGAACTCGCACTCGACTGCATTCCCGCCGCCCACCTGAAAAAAATGTGCGAGCGCATCCTGCAGGACGTGCAGGCCAATCGCACCGGCTTCCCCGACCTGATCCAGTTCTGGCCCGCCGAGAGGCGCTACAACATGATCGAAGTGAAGGGGCCGGGCGACCGCCTGCAGGACAACCAGCTGCGCTGGATCGACTACTGCGCGCAGCACCAGCTGCCGGTGTCGGTGTGCTACCTGCAGTGGCAGGAGCCGGCCGCGTGA
- a CDS encoding type VI secretion protein IcmF/TssM N-terminal domain-containing protein, translating into MARIWQVLTESRMLRGIGAAPSGEMAVLRKSVLAAVATIKTSKPGAAALYQLPWYMIIGNPAAGKSSAVGASGLQFPIGGSRAVDGIAGTRNCDWFFTTDGILLDTAGRYSTVDSDRAEWFDFLALLRKQRRRAPINGVLVCVSVAELMGATPKKSMDLARNLRTRVQELTERLGVFAPVYVIFTKADLIAGFADFFHDTGRRERDQVWGATMRYNRRSTSPDVLGFFDQRFDELHEGLKEMSIASMGASRGVKLRPGVFTFPHEFASIKMPLRAFLATLFEENSHQFKPVFRGFYFTSALQVGEAPSQSFERVASRFHLSLQDQPRGETGEQSGYFLLDLFRKVIFADRDLLTRYTSPARARVKYGAFFAAAILLGASLGLWSWSYLGSGHLAAPAAGTLASTNGGAQ; encoded by the coding sequence ATGGCCCGAATCTGGCAAGTGCTCACCGAAAGCCGGATGCTCCGCGGGATCGGGGCGGCGCCCAGCGGCGAAATGGCGGTGCTGCGCAAGAGCGTGCTGGCGGCGGTAGCCACCATCAAGACCTCGAAGCCGGGCGCGGCGGCGCTGTACCAGCTGCCGTGGTACATGATCATCGGGAATCCGGCCGCGGGCAAGAGCAGCGCGGTCGGCGCCTCCGGCCTGCAGTTTCCGATCGGCGGCAGCAGGGCGGTGGATGGCATTGCGGGCACCCGCAACTGCGACTGGTTCTTCACCACCGACGGCATCCTGCTCGACACCGCCGGGCGCTATTCGACCGTCGACAGCGACCGCGCGGAGTGGTTCGATTTCCTCGCGCTGCTGCGCAAGCAGCGGCGGCGCGCGCCGATCAACGGCGTCCTGGTCTGCGTCAGCGTCGCCGAGCTGATGGGCGCCACCCCGAAGAAATCGATGGACCTGGCCAGAAACCTGCGCACGCGGGTACAGGAACTGACAGAGCGGCTCGGCGTGTTCGCGCCGGTGTATGTGATCTTCACCAAGGCCGACCTGATCGCCGGTTTCGCCGACTTCTTCCACGACACCGGGCGCCGCGAGCGTGACCAGGTGTGGGGCGCGACCATGCGCTACAACCGGCGCAGCACCAGCCCGGATGTGCTGGGGTTCTTCGACCAGCGTTTCGACGAGCTGCACGAGGGCCTGAAGGAAATGAGCATCGCCAGCATGGGGGCCAGCCGCGGCGTGAAGCTGCGGCCCGGCGTATTCACGTTCCCGCACGAATTCGCGTCGATCAAGATGCCACTGCGCGCCTTTCTCGCCACGCTGTTCGAGGAGAACTCCCATCAATTCAAGCCGGTGTTCCGCGGTTTCTACTTCACCAGCGCGCTGCAGGTAGGCGAGGCGCCGAGCCAGTCGTTCGAGCGCGTCGCCAGCCGCTTCCACCTGTCGCTGCAGGACCAGCCGCGCGGCGAAACGGGAGAGCAATCGGGCTACTTCCTGCTCGACCTGTTCCGCAAGGTGATCTTCGCCGACCGCGACCTGTTGACGCGCTACACCAGCCCGGCCCGCGCGCGCGTGAAGTACGGGGCGTTCTTCGCGGCGGCGATCCTGCTGGGCGCCTCGCTCGGGCTGTGGAGCTGGTCATACCTGGGCAGCGGCCACCTTGCGGCGCCGGCGGCAGGCACGCTGGCATCGACCAATGGAGGTGCGCAATGA